A stretch of Methylogaea oryzae DNA encodes these proteins:
- the rsxC gene encoding electron transport complex subunit RsxC, with protein sequence MLGLFWEFHGGVRLNRHKELSSEQPLAVAPIPKQLIYPLQQRGGRNAEPLVAVGDTVLKGQVIAQDSHPLSAPIHAASSGVVTAIESRAIPHPSGLDDVCIVIDTDGEDRAVRFRSLKDFRRSKVPTLRQRIQDAGIVGMGGAAFPTSAKLNTGGRAIDLLVLNGAECEPYITCDDCLLRSWPERVLGGAAILMRVIGVERCIVAVEADMPEAAKALEAVRIRDGYEHVEIVKVPSKYPTGGEKQLIQVLTGREVPVRGIPADVGVVCQNVGTAAAVYAAVTEGKPLIERIVTVTGPGIAQPQNVLARIGTPIAELTAFCGGYTPQAQRLVMGGPMMGLALPSDELPVIKSTNCILVADLAAMGGEKQPMPCIRCGACAEACPVNLVPQQLYWHSRTDQLKKAQNYNLFDCIECGCCDYVCPSQIPLVQYFRAAKGRILAKQGEQRKAEHARLRFEARQNRKEQEKREKAEAMARKKAALEQAQAAAAATASAPTDKEQS encoded by the coding sequence ATGCTTGGCTTATTTTGGGAATTCCACGGCGGCGTGCGCCTCAACCGCCACAAAGAGCTGTCCAGCGAGCAGCCTTTGGCGGTCGCGCCGATACCGAAACAGCTGATTTATCCCTTGCAACAGCGCGGCGGCCGCAACGCCGAACCGCTGGTGGCGGTGGGCGACACGGTGCTGAAAGGCCAAGTCATCGCCCAGGACAGCCACCCCTTGAGCGCCCCCATCCACGCCGCCAGCTCCGGCGTGGTGACGGCCATCGAAAGCCGCGCCATTCCCCACCCGTCCGGCCTGGACGACGTGTGCATCGTCATCGACACCGACGGCGAGGACCGCGCCGTGCGCTTCCGCTCGCTGAAGGACTTCCGCCGCTCCAAGGTGCCCACCCTGCGCCAACGCATCCAGGACGCCGGTATCGTCGGCATGGGCGGCGCGGCGTTTCCCACGTCGGCCAAACTCAATACCGGCGGCCGCGCTATCGACCTGCTGGTGCTCAACGGCGCCGAATGCGAGCCCTACATCACCTGCGACGACTGCCTGCTGCGCAGCTGGCCGGAACGGGTGCTGGGCGGCGCCGCCATCCTCATGCGCGTCATCGGCGTGGAGCGCTGCATCGTCGCCGTGGAAGCCGACATGCCGGAAGCGGCCAAGGCCCTGGAAGCGGTGCGGATACGGGACGGCTACGAGCACGTGGAAATCGTCAAAGTGCCGTCCAAATACCCCACCGGCGGCGAAAAGCAGCTGATCCAGGTGCTCACCGGCCGCGAAGTGCCGGTGCGCGGCATCCCCGCCGACGTGGGCGTGGTGTGCCAGAACGTCGGCACGGCAGCGGCGGTCTATGCCGCCGTGACGGAAGGCAAGCCGCTGATCGAGCGCATCGTCACCGTCACCGGCCCCGGCATCGCCCAACCGCAAAACGTGCTGGCGCGCATCGGCACGCCCATCGCCGAACTCACCGCCTTCTGCGGCGGCTACACGCCCCAGGCCCAACGCCTCGTCATGGGCGGCCCCATGATGGGCCTGGCCCTGCCCAGCGACGAACTGCCGGTCATCAAGTCCACCAACTGCATACTGGTCGCCGACCTGGCCGCCATGGGCGGCGAAAAGCAACCCATGCCCTGCATCCGCTGCGGCGCCTGCGCCGAGGCCTGCCCGGTCAACCTGGTGCCGCAGCAGCTCTACTGGCACAGCCGCACCGACCAGCTGAAAAAGGCCCAGAACTACAACCTGTTCGACTGCATCGAATGCGGCTGCTGCGACTACGTCTGCCCCTCGCAGATTCCCCTGGTGCAGTACTTCCGCGCCGCCAAGGGCCGCATCCTCGCCAAGCAAGGCGAACAGCGCAAAGCCGAACACGCCCGCCTGCGCTTCGAAGCGCGCCAGAACCGCAAGGAACAGGAAAAGCGCGAAAAAGCCGAGGCCATGGCGCGCAAGAAGGCGGCCTTGGAACAAGCTCAGGCGGCAGCGGCAGCAACGGCTTCGGCACCCACCGACAAGGAGCAAAGCTGA
- the rsxD gene encoding electron transport complex subunit RsxD: protein MRFAVAASPHVAPTNSVSRIMQQVLLALIPGAFAMLWFFGAGILINAVLAVATALAAEALALTLRRRPLKPYLTDYSAVVTALLLALSLPALSPWWMTVTGVAFAILIAKHLYGGLGYNPFNPAMVGYVVLLISFPKHMTSWLPPSGLSDVSLGLTGAWDIIFHGQYPAGVDADAVAMATPLDTMKTQLGMGRSVSDIWTDNRFGVLAGRGWQWAALGYLAGGVWMLKRKVIDWRIPFGFLGGLLAISLFFFLMDPAHHPYPTLHLFGGATMLGAFFIATDPVTAATTVTGRLVYGALIGMLVYIIRTWGGYPDGVAFSVLLMNVAAPMINYYTRPRTYGHKP, encoded by the coding sequence ATGCGTTTCGCCGTAGCCGCCTCGCCCCACGTCGCGCCGACCAACAGCGTCAGCCGCATCATGCAGCAAGTGCTGCTGGCGCTGATTCCCGGCGCTTTCGCCATGCTGTGGTTCTTCGGCGCCGGCATCCTCATCAACGCCGTGCTGGCGGTGGCCACCGCCCTGGCGGCGGAAGCCTTGGCGCTTACCCTGCGCCGCCGGCCGCTGAAGCCCTATCTCACCGACTACAGCGCCGTGGTCACCGCCCTGCTGCTGGCCCTGTCCCTGCCGGCGCTGTCGCCCTGGTGGATGACCGTCACCGGCGTGGCCTTCGCCATCCTCATCGCCAAGCACCTTTACGGCGGCCTGGGTTACAACCCGTTCAACCCGGCCATGGTGGGGTACGTGGTACTGCTGATTTCCTTCCCCAAGCACATGACTTCCTGGCTACCGCCGTCGGGGCTCTCCGACGTCAGCCTGGGACTCACCGGCGCCTGGGACATCATCTTCCACGGCCAATACCCGGCCGGGGTGGACGCCGACGCGGTGGCCATGGCGACGCCGCTGGATACCATGAAAACCCAGTTGGGCATGGGCCGCAGCGTGAGCGACATCTGGACCGACAACCGTTTCGGCGTGCTGGCCGGGCGCGGCTGGCAGTGGGCGGCGCTGGGCTACTTGGCCGGCGGCGTGTGGATGCTCAAGCGCAAGGTGATCGACTGGCGCATCCCGTTCGGCTTCCTCGGCGGACTGTTGGCCATCTCGCTGTTTTTCTTCCTGATGGACCCGGCCCACCACCCCTATCCGACCCTGCACCTGTTCGGCGGCGCCACCATGCTGGGCGCGTTCTTCATCGCCACCGACCCGGTCACCGCCGCCACCACCGTGACCGGACGGCTGGTCTACGGCGCCCTCATCGGCATGCTGGTGTACATCATCCGCACCTGGGGCGGCTATCCCGACGGCGTGGCCTTCTCCGTGCTGCTGATGAACGTGGCGGCGCCCATGATCAATTACTACACCCGGCCCCGCACCTACGGACATAAACCATGA
- the rsxG gene encoding electron transport complex subunit RsxG: MSALESLLARFDPAIVKAAKTLGLFALLGMGAVGLFHAMTAGRIAANERAALLHSLQALVPAGSYDNDLLADQIEIDDPAALGTAQPVPVYRARKDGQPLAAVLSTAAGDGYNGTIKLLVAVKADGTLAGVRVVGHKETPGLGDAIEESRSNWIHGFDGLSLDNPGDAQWKVKRDGGRFDQFAGATITPRAVVKAVHKTLLYFRDHRDALFAPSAKENQP; this comes from the coding sequence ATGAGCGCCCTGGAATCGTTGCTGGCGCGGTTCGATCCCGCCATCGTCAAGGCCGCCAAGACCCTCGGCTTGTTCGCCCTGCTGGGCATGGGCGCCGTGGGGCTGTTCCACGCCATGACCGCCGGCCGCATCGCCGCTAACGAACGCGCCGCCCTGCTGCACAGCCTGCAGGCTCTGGTGCCGGCAGGCAGCTACGACAACGACCTGCTGGCCGACCAGATCGAAATCGACGACCCGGCAGCCCTCGGCACGGCCCAGCCGGTGCCGGTCTATCGCGCGCGCAAGGACGGTCAGCCCTTGGCGGCGGTGCTGTCCACGGCGGCGGGTGACGGCTACAACGGCACCATCAAGCTGCTGGTGGCGGTGAAGGCCGACGGCACGCTGGCCGGCGTGCGCGTGGTGGGCCACAAGGAAACGCCGGGCCTGGGCGACGCCATCGAGGAAAGCCGCTCCAACTGGATTCACGGCTTCGACGGACTCTCCCTGGACAATCCGGGCGACGCCCAATGGAAAGTGAAGCGCGACGGCGGCCGCTTCGACCAATTCGCCGGCGCCACCATCACCCCGCGCGCCGTGGTGAAGGCGGTGCATAAGACCCTGCTGTATTTCCGCGACCACCGCGACGCCTTGTTCGCCCCTTCCGCAAAGGAGAACCAGCCATGA
- a CDS encoding electron transport complex subunit E produces MNDYGKIAYDGLWKNNQALVALLGMCPLMAVSNTVVNALGLGLATTATLVASNALISAIREKVSDEIRLPVFVLVIAAIVTVVELTMNAFLHELYLILGIFIPLIVTNCAIIGRAEAFAAKNPVKQSAADGLFMGLGFTAALVLLGALREALGTGTVFAHAELMFGESAKNWAIVLFQDYEGFLLAILPPGAFIGLGFIIAGKNLIDGWLAKRKKAPAAKPVELPAEA; encoded by the coding sequence ATGAACGACTACGGCAAGATCGCCTACGACGGCCTGTGGAAGAACAACCAGGCCCTGGTCGCCCTGCTGGGCATGTGTCCGCTCATGGCGGTGAGCAACACCGTGGTCAACGCGCTGGGGCTGGGTCTTGCCACCACCGCCACCCTGGTCGCCTCCAACGCCCTCATTTCCGCCATCCGCGAAAAAGTCAGCGACGAAATCCGCCTGCCGGTGTTCGTGCTGGTCATCGCCGCCATCGTCACCGTGGTGGAACTGACCATGAACGCCTTCCTGCACGAGCTGTACCTGATCCTCGGCATCTTCATCCCGCTCATCGTCACCAACTGCGCCATCATCGGCCGCGCCGAAGCCTTCGCCGCCAAGAATCCGGTCAAGCAGTCCGCCGCCGACGGCCTGTTCATGGGCCTGGGCTTCACCGCCGCCCTGGTGCTGCTGGGCGCCCTGCGCGAAGCTTTGGGCACCGGCACCGTGTTCGCCCACGCCGAGCTGATGTTCGGCGAGTCCGCCAAGAACTGGGCCATCGTGCTATTCCAGGATTACGAAGGCTTCCTGCTCGCCATCCTGCCGCCGGGCGCATTCATCGGCCTGGGCTTCATCATCGCCGGCAAGAACCTCATCGACGGCTGGCTGGCAAAGCGCAAGAAAGCCCCCGCCGCCAAGCCGGTGGAATTGCCCGCCGAAGCCTAA
- the nth gene encoding endonuclease III: MKPAARKELFARLAAANPHPTTELAYSTPFELLVAVVLSAQATDKGVNKATAQLFPVANTPEAILALGEDGLKEYVKTIGLFNSKARNIIALCRLLLEQHGGQVPENREALEALPGVGRKTANVVLNTAFGHPTIAVDTHIFRVANRTGLAPGKTVLEVEKKLEATVPKEYKKDAHHWLILHGRYICVARKPKCEVCPVSDLCDWYGASASVA; the protein is encoded by the coding sequence GTGAAGCCCGCCGCCCGCAAGGAACTGTTCGCCCGGCTCGCCGCCGCCAATCCCCACCCCACCACGGAACTCGCCTACAGCACCCCCTTCGAGCTGCTGGTGGCCGTGGTGCTCTCCGCCCAAGCCACGGACAAAGGCGTCAACAAAGCCACCGCCCAGCTGTTCCCCGTCGCCAACACGCCAGAAGCCATCCTGGCCCTGGGCGAGGACGGCCTGAAGGAATACGTCAAAACCATCGGCCTCTTCAATAGCAAAGCGCGCAACATCATCGCCCTGTGCCGCCTCCTGCTGGAGCAGCACGGCGGCCAGGTGCCGGAGAACCGCGAAGCCCTGGAAGCCCTGCCCGGCGTCGGCCGCAAAACCGCCAACGTCGTCCTCAACACCGCCTTCGGCCACCCCACCATCGCCGTGGACACCCACATCTTCCGCGTCGCCAACCGCACCGGCCTTGCCCCCGGCAAGACCGTGCTGGAAGTGGAAAAAAAGCTGGAAGCCACCGTCCCCAAGGAATACAAGAAAGACGCCCACCACTGGCTGATCCTGCACGGCCGCTACATCTGCGTGGCCCGCAAGCCCAAATGCGAGGTTTGCCCGGTTAGTGATTTGTGTGATTGGTATGGGGCGTCTGCGTCTGTAGCCTGA